One window from the genome of Asterias amurensis chromosome 12, ASM3211899v1 encodes:
- the LOC139945592 gene encoding cholecystokinin receptor-like: protein MAEALLILRILKTIIGVVGILDNGLVILVISRVKFMHTLTNTFICHQAVIDFIGSLLLLLQSNIPNPDPVPDTMAGQVLCRVWIGDAMLWLFFVISTFNLLGLTLERYAAIVYPLKYRTFFDRRPAIIIMILAWIIGILLKSYSFIIYNVVEGVCKFQRVSVSFIIGPLLIVLQYFLPAGVMLFCYIHTAISLKKGALRVAPMPAPVIIPGSEPKPPVVVNDQQESLFRARRNTFKTLVIVFAVFLICWSPSQITFFMFNCGWLQLDFTGALNVFSTFLVAANCCINPIVYSIKYKQFQRGVKCLFYGDAATRSHISGELYGSSSNNGTAETHTGGVDQNKGH, encoded by the coding sequence ATGGCTGAAGCTCTACTGATTCTTCGCATACTCAAGACAATTATTGGTGTGGTAGGCATCTTAGATAATGGACTGGTCATTTTGGTGATCAGCAGAGTGAAGTTCATGCACACTCTGACCAATACCTTCATCTGTCACCAAGCTGTGATTGATTTCATCGGCTCTTTGCTCCTTCTACTACAGAGCAACATCCCCAACCCGGACCCTGTACCAGACACCATGGCGGGCCAAGTTCTATGCCGTGTGTGGATCGGAGACGCTATGCTCTGGCTCTTCTTCGTCATCTCAACATTCAACCTTCTTGGATTGACTCTTGAGAGGTATGCCGCTATCGTCTACCCGTTGAAGTACCGTACCTTCTTCGACCGTCGCCCAGCCATCATTATAATGATACTGGCTTGGATCAttggtatcttgctcaagtCCTACTCTTTTATCATATACAACGTAGTGGAGGGTGTCTGTAAATTCCAGCGTGTTTCTGTCTCCTTCATCATCGGTCCCCTTCTCATTGTTCTCCAGTACTTCTTACCGGCTGGCGTGATGCTCTTCTGTTACATTCACACTGCCATCTCATTGAAGAAAGGTGCTCTACGAGTCGCCCCTATGCCAGCCCCCGTAATTATACCCGGGTCCGAGCCGAAGCCCCCCGTGGTTGTGAACGACCAGCAGGAGTCCCTCTTCCGCGCCCGGCGAAACACCTTCAAGACCCTGGTCATCGTCTTCGCTGTATTCCTTATCTGCTGGAGTCCAAGTCAGATAACTTTCTTCATGTTCAATTGTGGATGGCTTCAGTTGGATTTCACCGGTGCATTGAATGTCTTCAGCACGTTCCTTGTTGCGGCTAACTGTTGTATCAATCCAATCGTTTACAGTATTAAGTACAAGCAGTTTCAGAGAGGAGTCAAATGCTTGTTTTACGGCGATGCGGCAACTCGTTCTCATATCTCTGGTGAGCTGTATGGATCTTCAAGCAACAACGGTACAGCTGAAACACACACCGGTGGAGTCGATCAAAATAAAGGACACTAA
- the LOC139945015 gene encoding cullin-3-like — translation MSLTKGSKKDTKMRIRAFPTNMDDKYVDNIWALLKNAIQEIQRKNNSGLSFEELYRNAYTMVLHKHGERLYTGLRDVVTEHLVEKVRADVLTSLNNNFLQTLNAAWNDHQTAMVMIRDILMYMDRVYVQQNKVDNVYNLGLKIFRDQVVRYGNIRDHLRQTLLQLVMKERRGEVVDRSAVKNACHTLMVLGIDSRSVYEEDFEQPFLEQSAEFYQAESQKFLAENSASVYIRKVEARINEEAERAAHYLDKSTEEPIVKVLEDELISKHMKNIVDMENSGVVHMLKNNKKDDLACMYKLFIRVPKGLETMCKCVSGYLREQGKALVQEEDCGKNPIQYVQDLLELKDRFDMFLRESFNNDRKFKQTISGDFEYFLNLNAKSPEYLSLFIDDKLKKGVKGLTEQEVEAILDKSMVLFRFLQEKDVFERYYKQHLAKRLLLNKSVSDDSEKNMISKLKTECGCQFTSKLEGMFKDMTVSNTFMDEFKNHVQTAQINMYGVDLSVRVLTTGFWPTQSATPQCTIPHQARGAFEAFKRFYLTKHTGRQISLTPQLGSADLHAVFYGSKKEVGKSELKRHIIQVSTYQMCILMLFNSREQVTYEEIGQETDIPAKDLIRALQSLALGKPTQRILVKDPKCKEIENSHIFTVNDQFTSKLFRVKIQTVAAKGESEPERKETRTRVDEDRKHEIEAAIVRIMKSRKKRQHNVLVAEVTEQLKSRFLPSPVVIKKRIESLIEREYLARTTEDRKVYTYVA, via the exons ATGAGTTTAACGAAGGGTTCGAAGAAAGACACAAAGATGCGGATTCGGGCTTTCCCG ACTAACATGGATGACAAGTATGTTGACAACATCTGGGCTTTGCTGAAGAACGCTATACAGGAGATCCAACGTAAGAATAATAGTGGTCTTAGCTTTGAGGAGCTATATAGGAATGCCTACACCATGGTGCTACATAAACATGGTGAACGATTATACACAGGGCTTAGAGATGTCGTCACTGAACATCTAGTGGAAAAG GTTCGAGCTGACGTTCTGACGTCACTGAATAACAACTTCTTACAGACACTAAACGCAGCATGGAATGACCATCAGACTGCCATGGTGATGATCAGAGATATCTTGATGTACATG GACCGTGTATACGTACAGCAGAACAAAGTGGACAATGTATACAACCTGGGGCTGAAAATATTCCGTGATCAGGTGGTCCGCTATGGTAACATTCGTGACCATCTACGACAGACTCTACTTCAGCTGGTCATGAAGGAACGTAGAGGAGAAGTTGTCGacag ATCAGCAGTAAAGAATGCTTGCCATACATTGATGGTTCTTGGAATTGACTCCAGATCAGTTTATGAAGAAGACTTTGAGCAACCCTTCTTAGAACAGTCAGCTGAGTTTTATCAG GCGGAAAGCCAGAAGTTCCTTGCTGAAAACAGTGCTTCAGTTTACATCCGCAAGGTTGAGGCTCGTATTAATGAAGAGGCAGAGAGGGCAGCACACTACCTAGATAAATCAACAGAGGAACCTATTGTTAAG GTTCTAGAGGATGAGTTGATAAGCAAACACATGAAAAACATTGTTGAT ATGGAAAACTCAGGTGTAGTCCACATGctgaaaaacaacaagaaaGACG ACTTGGCGTGTATGTACAAGCTTTTCATTCGAGTCCCTAAGGGTCTGGAGACGATGTGCAAGTGTGTGAGCGGGTATCTAAGGGAGCAAGGCAAGGCATTGGTACAAGAGGAAGACTGTGGAAAGAACCCCATACAGTATGTCCAG gaCCTGCTAGAGCTGAAGGATAGATTCGACATGTTCTTGCGAGAATCATTCAACAATGATCGCAAGTTTAAACAAACCATCTCAGGAGATTTTGAATACTTCCTCAACCTCAACGCCAAGTCCCCTGAGTACTTGTCCTTATTCATCGATGACAAGCTAAAGAAAGGCGTCAAAGGG CTAACGGAACAAGAAGTGGAAGCAATCTTGGACAAGAGCATGGTGTTGTTTAGGTTCTTACAAGAGAAGGATGTCTTTGAGCGTTACTACAAGCAACATCTTGCAAAGAGACTACTTCTTAATAAGAGTGTTTCTGATGACTCAGAGAAAAACATGATCTCAAAGCTTAAA acgGAATGCGGCTGCCAGTTCACATCCAAACTAGAAGGAATGTTTAAAGACATGACTGTGTCCAACACCTTCATGGATGAGTTCAAGAATCATGTACAAACAGCTCAA ATCAACATGTATGGAGTAGATCTCAGTGTTCGGGTCCTAACTACTGGGTTCTGGCCCACTCAGTCCGCCACACCACAGTGCACCATACCACACCAGGCAAGAGGAGCCTTTGAAGCCTTCAAGAGGTTTTATTTGACAAAACACACAGGGAGACAGATCTCACTTACACCACAGCTCGGCTCAGCAGATCTACACGCAGTATTTTACGGCTCAAAAAAG GAGGTTGGTAAGAGTGAACTGAAAAGACACATCATCCAAGTTTCTACATATCAGATGTGTATCCTGATGCTATTCAATTCAAGAGAACAAGTCACGTATGAG GAGATTGGCCAAGAGACGGATATCCCAGCGAAGGACCTGATACGAGCATTACAGTCACTAGCCTTAGGGAAACCCACACAGAGAATATTAGTCAAGGATCCCAAGTGCAAAGAAATCG aaaatagTCACATTTTTACAGTCAACGATCAGTTCACCTCCAAGCTATTCAGGGTCAAGATCCAAACAG TGGCGGCTAAAGGCGAGTCTGAACCAGAGAGGAAAGAAACCAGGACGAGGGTCGATGAAGACAGGAAGCATGA GATAGAAGCAGCAATCGTTCGCATCATGAAGTCCAGGAAGAAGAGACAACATAATGTACTAGTAGCAGAG gttACCGAACAGCTCAAATCTAGGTTTCTACCAAGTCCAGTGGTCATCAAGAAGAGAATAGAAAGCCTTATTGAGAGGGAGTATTTAGCCAGGACAACAGAAGACAG GAAAGTCTACACATACGTAGCATGA
- the LOC139945101 gene encoding uncharacterized protein, whose product MSYGNVIVEVSRNNIIKTVSLDSSSHIYGWQVIQTIQDGEENSTASENIILRNSNGVRLLPTKKLQPATKKKTKTNLRHLHAQIMGEGGVKENGEQSDKVQRSYRGAGSESEHHPHSHSSTDHPEASKDTHQEESSQVFAPTENKKRKVQCGEAGDSSKHTFKKGITDDQTSSKMSTRLTDSLEHEVIRDLTTKPQLEDKRCQECGSTGARRSTIKIGFKRNHGWIGDESPPQSTVNLTLNQRGCAACKSNNDCQTKEPRKTKILGVISCVDTHTKTDSIFASKAKQVPEKGTTLKARISLNKGSFRAVSDKPAAFKSRYFPKGESEDSASSTNKTLEIKRKSAKSSKANTSHEPISSSTQINKEISGASLVESSDSSCGYASSNVNKSSKTSAEVLINTNSLHQWISTTMVADAGNSACDDTDVSTSDDTDCKVKSKQATKVTKERKVPGVISSKHSKNAEKEGDISTSKSEDQRAECSSTTDTLNETANSVHNKFKIIHTQGPMAPRKSATKCVDIVAKQFENGIQQKFHLINLQTVQSDPLDLVDNFVENGVKDGLHEPKEVVNNGEQSFIDDLHDDEINSIHTDCDSEEPDRGTQASSYISDDVVIINIGRNELRRSDLDTLQEGEWLNDCVINAYFILLGEVSPLNVFSHSSFFFWSLYKRGYEGVKRWTKNVDLFAQDVIFIPVHNKSHWTLVAVDVKKGIIEYYNSSTFHDGYPHSVKHIQQYLKDEAVHRGKTEFCNFNWEMFILDQIPRQQNSDDCGLFICQYAKKICLQQKMNFNAERTNVLRQQMLHELMHEEIDKEEPKDGKS is encoded by the exons ATGTCATATGGTAATGTTATTGTGGAGGTATCGAGGAACAACATTATAAAAACG GTCTCCTTAGATAGTTCATCACATATTTACGGTTGGCAAGTCATTCAAACCATTCAGGATGG GGAAGAAAACAGCACTGCATCAGAAAACATCATTTTGAGGAATAGCAATGGAGTCCGACTTCTACCAACCAAAAAATTACAACCAGCCAcaaaaaagaagacaaagacAAATCTGAGGCACCTGCACGCACAGATAATGGGTGAAGGCGGAGTCAAGGAGAATGGGGAACAGAGTGACAAGGTTCAAAGGTCATACAGAGGTGCTGGCAG TGAATCTGAACATCATCCCCATAGTCATTCCAGCACAGACCATCCTGAAGCATCAAAAGACACACACCAAGAAGAATCGAGTCAAGTGTTCGCACCAACTGAGAACAAGAAGAGGAAAGTCCAATGCGGTGAGGCGGGAGACTCATCAAAACATACATTCAAAAAAGGTATAACCGATGATCAGACCTCATCAAAGATGTCCACTCGACTGACAGACTCCCTAGAGCATGAAGTAATAAGGGACTTGACAACCAAGCCTCAACTGGAGGATAAACGATGCCAAGAATGTGGAAGCACAGGAGCGAGACGAAGTACTATCAAGATTGGATTCAAAAGAAATCATGGCTGGATCGGAGACGAATCCCCTCCTCAAAGTACAGTGAACCTAACTCTGAATCAGCGAGGGTGCGCTGCATGCAAGTCCAATAATGACTGCCAAACAAAGGAACCCAGAAAAACTAAAATTCTGGGCGTGATTTCTTGCGTTGATACTCATACAAAGACAGATTCAATCTTTGCAAGTAAAGCAAAACAGGTTCCAGAAAAGGGTACTACTCTTAAGGCTCGAATTTCTTTAAATAAAGGGTCATTTAGAGCAGTGTCTGATAAACCTGCTGCATTTAAAAGCAGATATTTTCCAAAGGGAGAAAGTGAAGATTCAGCCAGTTCAACAAACAAAACTCTTGAAATTAAGAGGAAATCCGCTAAAAGCAGCAAAGCAAACACATCTCATGAGCCCATCAGCTCTTCAACTCAAATCAACAAAGAGATTAGCGGAGCATCTCTGGTTGAATCATCTGACAGCAGTTGTGGATATGCCTCTTCGAACGTCAACAAGAGCAGCAAGACGTCTGCGGAGGTACTTATTAACACTAACAGCTTACATCAGTGGATTTCAACAACTATGGTTGCTGATGCTGGAAATTCAGCATGCGATGATACTGATGTTTCAACAAGTGATGATACGGACTGCaaagtaaaaagtaaacaagCAACCAAAGTAACCAAAGAAAGGAAAGTTCCAGGTGTTATCAGTAGCAAACATTCTAAAAATGCTGAGAAAGAAGGGGATATATCAACAAGCAAAAGTGAGGATCAAAGGGCTGAGTGTTCATCCACAACTGATACCCTCAACGAAACCGCTAACTCTGTTCATAACAAATTTAAGATTATCCACACCCAAGGACCTATGGCTCCAAGAAAATCAGCTACAAAATGTGTTGATATTGTagcaaaacagtttgaaaatggAATTCAGCAGAAGTTTCACTTGATCAATTTACAAACGGTTCAAAGTGATCCTTTAGATCTAGTTGACAACTTTGTCGAGAACGGCGTAAAGGATGGGCTGCATGAACCCAAAGAGGTTGTTAATAATGGGGAGCAGAGTTTCATTGACGATCTTcatgatgatgaaataaattCAATTCACACAGACTGTGATTCAGAAGAACCGGATAGAG GTACACAAGCTAGTTCGTACATATCTGACGATGTAGTTATCATCAATATTGGCAGGAATGAACTAAGACGCTCTGACCTTGATACACTACAAGAAGGAGAGTGGCTCAATGACTGC GTGATCAATGCTTACTTCATTCTTCTTGGTGAAGTTTCTCCACTCAACGTCTTCAGTCATAGCTCCTTCTTCTTCTGGTCCTTATATAAGAGAGGTTATGAAGGAGTGAAACGATGGACAAAGAAT GTTGATTTATTTGCCCAGGATGTAATCTTCATACCGGTTCATAATAAGAGTCATTGGACGCTGGTTGCAGTTGATGTGAAGAAAGGCATTATTGAATATTATAATTCATCAACGTTCCATGACGGATATCCACATAGTGTAAAA CACATACAGCAATACCTGAAGGATGAAGCAGTACATCGTGGGAAGACGGAATTCTGTAACTTCAACTGGGAGATGTTTATCCTGGATCAAATCCCCCGGCAACAGAACAGCGATGACTGTGGGCTCTTCATTTGCCAG TATGCCAAGAAGATATGTCTGCAGCAGAAGATGAACTTCAATGCTGAGAGGACGAATGTTCTAAGACAACAGATGCTGCATGAGTTGATGCATGAAGAAATAGACAAAGAGGAACCCAAGGATGGAAAGAGCTGA